Proteins from a single region of Corylus avellana chromosome ca11, CavTom2PMs-1.0:
- the LOC132166712 gene encoding vacuolar protein sorting-associated protein 2 homolog 3: MNIFSKKPNPKEALRESKREMTNATRGIEREIGALQLEEKKLVAEIKRTAKTGNEAATKTLARQLVRLRQQIANLQGSRAQMRGIATHTQAMHAQSSVAVGMKGATKAMTAMTKQMAPAKQAMVIREFQKQSAQMDMTTEMMSDAIDDALDDDEAEEESDELTNQVLDEIGVDVASQLSAAPKGRIAQKNAEGVGSSGINELEKRLAALRNP; encoded by the exons ATGAACATCTTCTCCAAGAAACCCAATCCCAAAG AGGCTCTGAGGGAGAGTAAGAGAGAAATGACAAATGCTACTAGAG GTATAGAGAGGGAAATTGGAGCATTGCAATTAGAA GAAAAGAAGCTTGTTGCTGAGATAAAGAGGACAGCTAAAACTGGAAATGAG GCAGCAACTAAAACCCTAGCCCGCCAACTAGTCAGGCTTAGACAACAAATAGCCAACTTACAAGGCAGTCGAGCTCAAATGAGAGGCATAGCAACTCATACACAG GCAATGCATGCACAGTCTTCAGTTGCTGTCGGCATGAAAGGTGCCACTAAGGCGATGACAGCCATGACTAAG CAAATGGCTCCTGCAAAGCAAGCAATGGTGATACGGGAATTTCAGAAACAGTCTGCCCAGATGGATATGACT ACTGAAATGATGTCAGACGCCATAGATGATGCCTTGGATGATGATGAGGCTGAAGAGGAGAGCGACGAGCTGACAAATCAG GTTCTAGATGAAATTGGTGTTGATGTTGCCTCACAG TTGTCAGCAGCTCCAAAAGGAAGAATCGCCCAGAAAAATGCTGAGGGTGTCGGCAG TTCGGGCATTAATGAGCTTGAGAAGCGGTTGGCAGCTCTTAGAAACCCATGA